The stretch of DNA TCGGCCCCGCGGAGCCACAGGGTGGGCGCGGGGGAACCGCCGCCGGCACGACGGCCGGCCAGCGCCGCGAGCTCCGTCGTACGGCCGCTTCCGGAGTCCCCGACGAGCCCGAGCACGGCGGCCCGGCCGGCACCGAACGCGGCCAGCTCCCCCGCGACGGCGGCGCGTTCGACCGGTCCGGCGGGCGATCCGGGACCGCACGGTCCCCGGTGGGGGAACGGCAGGGCTCCGGCGGGGCCGTCCTGGGCCAGGGAGGTGGCCGTGAGTTCGAGGACCGCCGCCAGGTTCAGGTCGGGGCCGTAGGCGGCGACCGTGGCGGCGTTGCGGCTGAGGAGGTCGGCCAGGGGGCCCTCGCAGGGGCGGCGCAGCGGTACCGCGAAGCCGGCGTCGCCGCGGCCGGACTCCAGGGCCGTGCCGAGGACGGCGACCACCGTGCCGGTCGTCAAGTCGAGGACCGGTCCCCCGGCGGCCCCGCCGCCCAGCCGGAGCGCGTCGCGGCCCGCCGTGCCGATCGCCAACTCCGTGACGTCGTCGAGGAGATGGGAGTGGTCCGCGGTCGTGTACGTCACCGCGGCCGCGCCGAGCACGCGGGCCTCGCGCCAGCGGTCGGCCGCGATCCGGACGTAGGTGCCGCTGCGGACGCCGTCCCGCACGGTGACGGGAAGCGGCTCCACGCCGAGGCCCTCGGTGCGGACGAGGGCCAGGTTCAGGGCGGGCAGCGCGGTGATCGCGTCGGCCGTCACCACGCAGGAGCGCTCGCCCGCGCCGGGAGCGTGCAGCACGAGCCGGGACAGTCCGTCGACCGCCTCGTGGCTGGTGATCACCGTGCCCCGGTGGTCGGCCGCGAAGCCGGTGCCGCGGGGCCGTCCCGTCAGGTCGCGGATGCGGACGAGGGAGCGGTCCAGAGCACGGTCCCGGGCTTCCGTCGCCGCCTGCCGCCGGATCGTGCCGTCCGGTTCCTGCCGGCTCACGGCGGGCCGGAGCGCGTGGCGGCCGGGGCGGGATCCCTGTGGTCCATGCGCCTGTGTGGATTCATGGAGGTCCCGCCCATCCATGCCCGAACCTCCCCGCCGTACCGTGCCTGCCCTCGACGGTAGGCGGCGGATGATCAGCGGGACAGGCCGAGCGGCGAACGCGCCCCCCTGCACTCCCCCGGTTCACTCCGAGCGCCCGCACGGCCGGGTGAATGGGCGCGTGCCGCTGGATAAAGCTCATGGGTGGGGGAACCGAGGGGGGACGGGACCGTGGAGCGGCGGCTGAGGAACACCCTGTATTCGCCGCTCCACGGGCACCGCCGCACACGGTCAGCCGAAGACGGCCAGGCTCTTGGCCTTGCCCCGCTGCTCCTCCACGAGCGCGAGGAGACGGCCGTCGGGGCCGTAGACGGCGACGGCACCGGCACCCGCGTACTCGTCGGGCACCTCCAGCCGTACGCCGTTGATGAGCAGCCGGGCGCGCCGGGCGTCGACGTCCCAGCGGGGGAACGCCGCGGCGGCCGCCTCGCCGATCGGCATCACGGTCAGCTCCTGCTGGAGCTGGTCCAGCGTCCTGGCGGAGTCCAGCTTGTACGGACCGACCCGGGTGCGGCGCAGCGCGGTGAGGTGGCCGCCGACGCCGAGGTCGGCGCCCAGGTCGCGGGCGAGGGCGCGGATGTAGGTGCCGGAGGAGCAGACCACGGACACCACCAGGTCGAGCACGGGGGTGCCGTCGTCGGCGACCGCGTCGCGGACGTCGTGGACGCTGAAGGAGGAGACGGTCACCGGCCGGGCCGGGATCTCGAACTCCTCGCCCTCCCGGGCCCGCTTGTACGACCGCACGCCGTTGATCTTGATGGCGCTGACCTTGGACGGCACCTGCATGATGTCGCCGGTCAGCTTGGCGACGACGGCGTCGACGGCGTCCCGGGTGACCTTGGAGGCGTCCGTGGCGGAGGTGATCTCGCCCTCGGCGTCGTCGGTGATCGTGTTCTGGCCGAGCCGGACGGTGCCGAGGTACTCCTTCTCGGTCAGCGCGAGGTGGCCGAGGAGCTTGGTGGCCTTCTCCACGCCGAGCACGAGCACACCGGTCGCCATGGGGTCGAGGGTGCCCGCGTGGCCGATCCGGCGAGTCCTGGCGATGCCGCGCATCTTGGCCACGACGTCGTGCGAAGTGAAGCCCGACGGCTTGTCGACGATGACGAGGCCGTCGGGCGGGGTGGGCTTGCTGGTCATGCGGTGGTGTCGTCCGTCCCGTCGTCGGACTCCGGCTTCTTGTACGGGTCCGCCTCACCGGCGTACGTGGCACCGGCGGACGTCTCGCGCACCTTCGCGTCGGAGGCACGGGCCTTGTCGAGGAGGTCCTCGATGTTCCGGGCGGTGTCCGGCAGGGCGTCCGCGACGAAGGCGAGGGTCGGGGTGAACTTCACTCCGGCCGCCCGGCCGACCTCGGAGCGCAGGATGCCCTTGGCGCTCTCCAGGCCCGCGGCCGCGGCCTTCCGCTCCTCTTCGTCTCCGTAGACGGTGTAGAAGACGGTCGCCTCCCGCAGGTCACCCGTGACCCGGGTGTCCGTGATGGTGACGTGCGAGCCGAGCCGCGGGTCCTTGATCCCGCGCTGCAGCTTCTGGGCCACCACCTCTCGGATGAGGTCCGCCAGCCTTTTCGCCCGCGCGTTGTCGGCCACTGGTCCGTCTCCCGTTCTTTCTTCTTCTGCTTGTGCGGTGTGGATGGTGCGGTGGGGTGCGGTCTAGTCGTCCTCGCCGTGGAAGCGGCGTCTGACGGACAGCAGCTCCACCTCGGGACGACCGGCGACCAGCCGTTCGCACCGGTCCAGCACGTCGGTCAGGTGCGTCGCGTCGCCGGAGACCGCGGCGAGACCGATGACGGCCCGCCGGTGGAGGTTCGTGTGGTCCACCTCCGCCGCGCTCACCGCGTACTTGCGCTGGAGCTCGGCGACGATCGGGCGGACGACGGAACGCTTCTCCTTCAGCGAGTGGACGTCGCCGAGGAGCAGGTCGAAGGACAGAGTCCCCACGTACATGTGTGTGCCCGGGTTGCCCGCCGGTACGGGGTCGATGGTCCTGCCCTCTCGGTGGACAGGGACATCAAGAACGGTACCGCGAACCCCGCCGGTGACTCGACGGGGTTTTCCGCGGCCCGGGTGGGACGAGGGTCTCCCGCTGCCGGGGCGGGCGGGGCTTCGCGCCCCGCACGGCTCGCGGGGCCCTGGGCCCAGCGGCCCCGGACACGGCCGTGCCGGCCGACGGGAGTGGTCCCGTCGGCCGGCACGGGTGTCTGCGGCGTTACGCCCGCGGCTTCTCGCGGAGCTCGTACGTCGCGATGACGTCGTCGACCTTGATGTCGTTGAAGTTTCCGAGGTTGATACCACCCTCGTAGCCTTCGCGGATCTCGGTGACGTCGTCCTTGAAGCGACGCAGACCCTCGATGTTGAGGTTCTCCGCGATGACCTTGCCGTCGCGGAGGAGGCGCGCCTTGCTGTTGCGCTTGACCTCGCCGGAGCGGATGAGCACACCCGCGATGTTGCCCAGCTTGGACGAACGGAAGACCTCGCGGATCTCCGCCGTGCCGAGCTCGACCTCCTCGTACTCCGGCTTGAGCATGCCCTTGAGGGCCGCCTCGATCTCCTCGATCGCCTGGTAGATGACCGAGTAGTACCGGACGTCCACACCCTCGCGCTCGGCCATCTGCGCGGCACGCCCGGCGGCGCGCACGTTGTAGCCGATCACGATGGCGTCGGAGCCCATGGCCAGGTCGATGTCCGACTCCGTGACCGCACCCACACCGCGGTGCAGGACGCGGATGTCGACCTCTTCGCCGACGTCGAGCTGGAGCAGCGAGGACTCGAGGGCCTCGACCGCACCGGACGCGTCGCCCTTGATGATGAGGTTGAGCTGCTGGACCTCGCCGGCCTTGAGCACCTTGTCCAGGTCCTCGAGCGAGACGCGGCGGACGCGCTTGGCGAACGCGGCGTTGCGCTCACGGGCGGCACGCTTCTCCGCGATCTGACGGGCCGTACGGTCCTCGTCCACCACGATGAAGTTGTCGCCCGCACCCGGGACGTTGGTCAGACCCAGGACCTGCACCGGCGTCGACGGGCCGGCCTCGGCCACGTTGTTGCCGTT from Streptomyces sp. 6-11-2 encodes:
- the truB gene encoding tRNA pseudouridine(55) synthase TruB yields the protein MTSKPTPPDGLVIVDKPSGFTSHDVVAKMRGIARTRRIGHAGTLDPMATGVLVLGVEKATKLLGHLALTEKEYLGTVRLGQNTITDDAEGEITSATDASKVTRDAVDAVVAKLTGDIMQVPSKVSAIKINGVRSYKRAREGEEFEIPARPVTVSSFSVHDVRDAVADDGTPVLDLVVSVVCSSGTYIRALARDLGADLGVGGHLTALRRTRVGPYKLDSARTLDQLQQELTVMPIGEAAAAAFPRWDVDARRARLLINGVRLEVPDEYAGAGAVAVYGPDGRLLALVEEQRGKAKSLAVFG
- the rbfA gene encoding 30S ribosome-binding factor RbfA; amino-acid sequence: MADNARAKRLADLIREVVAQKLQRGIKDPRLGSHVTITDTRVTGDLREATVFYTVYGDEEERKAAAAGLESAKGILRSEVGRAAGVKFTPTLAFVADALPDTARNIEDLLDKARASDAKVRETSAGATYAGEADPYKKPESDDGTDDTTA
- a CDS encoding DUF503 domain-containing protein codes for the protein MYVGTLSFDLLLGDVHSLKEKRSVVRPIVAELQRKYAVSAAEVDHTNLHRRAVIGLAAVSGDATHLTDVLDRCERLVAGRPEVELLSVRRRFHGEDD